Within the Pedosphaera parvula Ellin514 genome, the region GTAACAACCAATGGCAGTAAGAATAGCCAGTCCGACGAGTAAGAGGGTTCTTCTGATCATAGCGCGGCAATGGCGAATTATGGCACACAACACCTCTCAGAGCCACACAAAACTGGCTTTTCCTCCCGAAAACAGCTCCGTTGCCCTTCCGTCTATGGGTTGCTCATCATAACTGGTGCCCATAAAAGTGTTATGTAACACTAACTACAGAGTTACAGCAGTTACTGTTTCAGTTGAACTTATACTCCAACAATGAGCCAACAAAATTCGAATTGTATGCAATCAAGACAATCCCGTCGGCTGACAAAGAGCATTCGTCATGATGTTTGATCTGCTCAATTTCAGCAAATGGGCCGGATAAAGTTAAAGGCTTTCAAACAGCTCCATCTCTGCATTTTGGCAAACCCCGACATGGCTACCGATGCGGATGAATAACTTTCTTTTTTTCCGACACCAAATCTCGCCAGGTGGGTCTATACTCTTAGCAACAAATGGCCATAGCCCCTGAAATATGTCCCAACTGCGGTGCGGAAGTTCCGCCGAATGCAAAAGCTTGCCCCGGATGCGGCTCCTGCGCGGAGACCGGCTGGTCAGGAGAGGCGCATGCCAGCGGCTTGGGCCTTCCTGACGATAATTTTGATTACGATGACTATCTTGAACGGGAATTCGGGAAATCCAAACCCGTTCCACGTGGAATGTCCCGGTTTTGGTGGGTCATCGCCGTGCTCATTCTTGCTCTGATTCTCGCCATGATATTCCTTTAGTGCTCCTGGCTTTTCTTGTAATGTCTGCAGGCATGACCGCCAGATTTGCCTCCCTCATCATTGTTTGCCTTGCCATGGCAAACCAAGCGTGGAGCACCAACTGGCCGCAATTCCTTGGCCCTGCTCGCAATGGAGTTTACTCAGGGAGTGACCTCGCCGATGCTTGGCCCGGGGAAGGCCCGCCCATCCTCTGGCAAAAGTCCATCGGCCAGGGCTTCTCCGCACCTGTTGTTACCGATCATAAATTGATTCTTTTCCATCGCCTCGCCGACAAGGAAACCATCGAAGCCTTGGATGCCAACACGGGCAAACAACTCTGGTACCTCGCCTACCCCACTCACTACTCCGACGATTTCGGCTTTGATGAAGGCCCCCGCGCCACTCCCTGCATCGCCGACGGCTTTGTCTGCACCTTCGGTGCTGAAGGCATGCTGAACTGCCTCAACCTCTCGGACGGCAAAAAGCAATGGAGCGTGGATACAAGAAAGGAATTCGGCGCTCGCAAAGGGTTCTTTGGAATCGTCTGCTCCCCTCTGGTCGAAGGGAATGCAGTGCTGCTCAATGTCGGAGGAACGGACAATGCCAGTATTGTCGCCTTCGATAAATCGACCGGCAAAACGCTATGGAAATCGTACAACGACGAAGCCAGCTACTCCGCCCCAACCGTCGCCACCATCAACGGTAATCGTTATGCCCTCTTTCTGACTCGCAGCGCCTTGGTTGCTCTAAACCCCGTGGATGGCAAAGTCTACTTCACATATCCGTTCCGCCCGCCGCTGGGAGCCTCCGTAACTGCCGCTACTCCACAAGTCATTGGCGATCTCATTTTCATATCCGGCAGCTATGGCAATGGTGCTGTGCTGCTCCGCATTAAGGATGGTAAACCAGAGAAAGTTTGGGCCGCCCAGGATGTTCTCTCAAACCATTACGCCACCAGCATCTATCACGACGGCTTCCTTTATGGCATCGATGGCCGCACCGACCCCGGCTTTCAACCGGGCCCAAGCCTGCGGTGCGTGGAACTTAAAACCGGAAAGGTTCGCTGGAAACAGGACGATTTCGGGGCCGCCACGCTCACCCTCGCTGGCGATCAACTCCTCATCGTCACCGAACGCGGTGAACTCATCCGCGCTAAAGCATCTCCCGACAGTTTTCAACCAATCGCCCGCGCCGAGGTTCTTCCCAATCACATCCGCTCCTACCCTGCTATCGCCGACGGACTTTTCTATGCTCGCAGCAAAGACAAACTCTTCTGCCTGGATTTGAGGAAACCAGCAAAATGATTCATGGCTCGGAACACGATTTTAATTTTGGAAGACAATGACGACCGCATCGCCGGATTTCACGCTGCCATCGCATCTCTGGATTCGCGCCTCAACGTCAAACTTTGGTATGACGCACCCACTATGATTAAAGAGTGTTCCCAGTTCTTGGATGCCGCTTGTCTATTTTCATTGGACCACGATCTGAATCCTCGGCCCGGAGCTTCTGAAGATCCTGGCACAGGACTGGATGTGGCAGAATATCTTTGCACCCATGTTCCTGTCTGCTCTGTCTTGCTCCATTCCACAAATTACGAAAGGGTTTGGTCCATGCACAACGAATTCCGATTTGCCGGTTGGCAGGTTGACCGTGTTGGCCCCATTGGAGAGGATTGGATTCCAAAGTTGTGGCTTCCTGTTGTCCGAAAAATTCTGAGCAGCCCGCTCCTCTCATGAGTGCCCCTACTTCAACCTCCGAAGCGCCTGCCCTCTCCAACCAGGCTGGCTCCACAGCAACCCTGAATCAAAAGGCAAACACACGCATCATCTCCATCGATGCCCTTCGCGGCTTCGACATGTTCTGGATCATGGGCGGCGATCAGCTGGTTCGGTCGTTCCAAAAAATTGACGATTCAGCCCCCACCCATGCACTCGCAAACCAAATGGAACATTGCGAATGGGCCGGGTTCCATTTTTACGACCTTATCTTTCCACTATTTGTTTTTCTGGCAGGCGTATCAATCGTGTTTTCAATCACCCGCCTGATTGAACATTCGGGCAGAGTCGCCGCGGTCAAGCGTATTGCGTTTCGCTCCGTAATCCTGTTCCTCTTTGGCATCTTTTACATGGGCGGGGTCTCGAACGGTTTCAAGAACATCTACCTGGCCGGTGTACTTCATCGCATCGCCGTGGCCTATTTCTTCGCTGCTCTGCTCTTCTGTTTTTTTCGGCCCAAAGCACTTATCGCCATCTGCATTGGCTTGCTGGTGGGTTACTGGGCTCTGTTAACCTTCGTCCCTGTTCCCGGCGTCGGTGCAGCCTCGTACGACCAAGGCAAAAACCTTGCCTATTATCTCGACCAACATTATCTGCCTGGCCAGAAGTTTGAAGGGACCTTACTCAGCACGATGCCAGCCGTTGCCAATTGCCTGCTCGGCATCTTCGCCGGCCTGCTGCTGACCAACAAAACTGTTGATGATCAAAAGAAGGTCTACTGGCTCCTCGGCAGCGGAATCACCAGTCTTGTCATTGGTTTAATCTGGTCCATCCAATTCCCCATTATCAAACTTCTCTGGACTTCCACCTACGTTCTGCTTGCCTGCGGTTACAGCGCCATCCTTCTCGGCCTGTTCTATCAAATCATTGAGATCTGGAAATTCCAGAAATGGGCCCAACCCTTCATTTGGCTTGGTATGAATGCCATCACGATCTATCTGGTGGCAAACATCGTTAACTTCCGCCGCCATGGTGAACGCTTCGTCGGTGGCAACGTCAAGAACTTCCTCGGCAACTACCACGATCTCGCTCTTTCCGTTGTCGTTCTCATCCTGGTCTTTTGGGTGGTTCACTTCCTCTATCGCCGAAAAGTGTTTCTCCGCCTTTAGACGCCTTCCTCTACAAACAATCCTTGTGACAGTCATCTTCCTCTCATAAAAGTATTCGATGGCTTATCTGAAAATGCCAATAGCCCTTTTGGCGCTCTTTATCTGCCTGGAAGGAACTGCCTTTGCCCTGAACGCTGATGGTCCTGGATCAGCCCTCGCCAATCAGATGGTGGAATGGACCTTCACCTCAACCAGGCCTTACAAAGATCCTTTCAATCAAATCGAGTTGAATGTCACATTCACCACCCCTTCCGGCAAAAAACTCCTGGTCCCGGCCTTCTGGGACGGCGGGGATATTTGGCATGTGCGCTATTCCTCGACCGAAACCGGCATTCACCATTTCTCGACAGTATGTTCCGATTCCAGGAACACCTCCCTCCATGCTGTGGCGGGAAAGGTGGAAATAAAACCCTATGTCGGCACCAATGCATTTTACCTGCACGGCCCCATCCAGGTCGCGAAGGATAAAAATCATTTCGAACATGCTGACGGCACTCCCTTCTTTTGGCTTTCCGATTCCTGGTATATGTCGCTCTGCAAACGCCTCAAGTGGTCCGAAGAGTTCAACACCTTGACACAGGACCGCGTTGCCAAAGGCTTCAATGTGGTTCAGGTGGTTGCCGGTCTTTATCCGGATATGGGAGCTTTTGATGAACGAAGCGCGAACGAAGGTGGCTTCCCATGGGAAACAAACTTCACCCGCATCAATCCCAAATATTTCCAGGCCGCTGATCAACGTATCGCCTTCCTGGTGGACTCTGGCCTTGCTCCCTGCCTGTTCGGAGCCTGGGGCTATTACCTTCCCTGGATGGGTGAGAAAAAGATGAAGCAACACTGGCGCTATTTGGTAGCACGGTATGGAGCTTATCCCATGTTCTGGTGTATCGCCGGTGAAGCCACCCGCCCCTGGTATCTTTCCAACACCCGCGCCAAAGACCAGGCACAGTTGCTCAAATCGTGGACCAAAGTGACCCGCTATGTCAGGCAGGTGGATCCTTATCATCGACCGCTCTCCATCCATCCCCCCATCGAACTTGGCCGTCAGCAGGTGTCGGATCCCAATCTGCTCGATTTCGAAATGCTGCAATCGGGCCATGACGATAGAGCCAGCGTTCCTTATACCATCTCTCTGGTGCGGCGCTCCCGCAGTTCTTCTCCACGCATGCCAACTATCGATGCGGAGGTTTGCTACGAAGGCATTCTCGGCAACTGCGAGGCCGACGTGCAACGCTACATGGAATGGCGCTGCCTTCTCGGCGGCACCGCCGGTCATTCCTACGGAGCCAATGGCGTCTGGCAAATCAACCAGCGTAATCAACCCTTCGGCACTTCTCCCGGCAACAACAACTGGGGCAATACTTGCTGGCAGGAGGCGATGAGACTTCCGGGATCAGGTCAGATGGGTTTGGGCCGGCACATATTAGAAAAATACAAATGGTGGGAATTCGACTGCCACCCCGAATGGGTTTCTCAAGACTCATCGGAAGGCTCCTTCAAATGGGGAAATTGGATCTGGTCGCCAGACGCAGAATCGGCCTTTGCCGCACCATCCGGGCGCCGCTGCTTTCGCAAAAGTTTCACGCTTACATCAACATCCCAGATCACGCAGGCGCTTCTGCATCTTGCTGTGGACGATAATGCCGAGGTCTTCTTGAACGGCACCCGGTTGGGCGGTTTGGTAGGTTGGAATCCTTATCGTGAATTGGAAGTGACGTCTCTCTTGAAATCAGGACCAAACATTCTAGCCATCCACGCAGTAAATATCCAATCTGGCACCACACAGAAAAATCCCGCCGGACTTCTCGTCAATCTGGATATCCATTTCAATGATGATTCCAGGAAACAAATTGTCTCCGATGCCAGTTGGTTCTGTAGCGAACAGGAATCGTCCGGGTGGCAGGACGCCAACTTCGACGATAGGAATTGGACTTCTGCCAAATCCCTTGCCGAACCTGGCCAGGGACCATGGAAAATCTTGACCTCTCCTAACTACCATCTGAATCCAGGGGCCGCCGGAATTGTGAAAAAAATTCGGCTAATTTATCTGGCTACCAAAGCACCGGCCAAAGTGGAAAAGCTTGAGGCTGGAATAAATTATCGCGCCACCTTCATCAACCCGCAAAACGGAAACTCCGCCAGCGCGGGGATTGCCAAAGCCGATGCTGATCAAAAGTGGACCATTCCAACCCGACCGCCTCAATCTAAAGACTGGCTCTTGCTTCTGGAGGCTGAATAAATCGCTACCTTCTTTAATCAAGCAGGCTCAACCACCACTCCACCTTTCTGATTAACCTTGAAATGGGCGACCTTTTGACCTACACCTCGTTTTGATAAAACCGCGCTTTACATGACCGAACTAACCGCACCCGTAATCGAAGCTTCTCCCGCCAAAGCCGCCAGCACTGCGTCGATTCCTCAGCGGCTCATGTCGGTGGATGCCCTGCGCGGCTTCGACATGTTCTGGATCATCGGAGCCGACTCGCTTGTCTATGCTCTGCATCGCCTTTCGCAAAATCGTGTCACGGACTTTCTAGGCCTGCAACTCGACCATTGTGACTGGGCCGGCTTTCATTTCTATGATCTCATTTTCCCACTATTTGTCTTCATCATGGGTGTGTCGGTCGTCTTCTCTCTGACGAAGGCCATCCAGCAACTTGGCCGCGCCGAAGCGGTCAAACGTGTGTTCCGCCGAAGCGCTCTATTATTTGTCGTCGCACTCATCTATTCCGGCGGTGTGAGATCGGCTTGGCCTGATATACGCCTATTAGGGGTGCTGAATCGCATTGCCCTCTGCTATTTCGTCGGCGGGTTAATTTTTTGCTTTTTTAAACCCCGCGCCATGGTCGCTATCGCGGCAGCTCTCTTGATCGGCTATTGGTCGATTATGACCTTCGTACCCATTCGCGACATTCGGATGGCTCATTACAAGGAAAAGCACGAACTGGTTGATAATGACGTGGATAAAATCATGCAGGACACCGGCGTCAGTGACCCTGCGAAAATTTTTTACAACACCACGAATTGGGTGACTGCCAAATATGACATGGGCTATAATGTCGCCAATCACCTGGATTTCAAATACCTCGGCGGACGCAAATATGATACCTATTGGGATCCCGAGGGACTGCTCAGCACCATCCCCGCCGTGGCCACCTGTCTCCTGGGTATCCTTGCCGGGCTTCTGCTGAGAAGCACAAACTACTGTGATCGCTGGAAAGTGATTTATCTCCTTTCTCTGGGAGCTGCGGGAGTGATTCTGGGCTTTCTGTGGAGCATCCAGTTCCCGGTGGTCAAAAAGATTTGGACCTCTTCCTTCGTCCTCGTAGCTGGCGGTTTCAGCGCCATACTGCTCGGAATTTTCTATCAGGTGGTGGATGTCTGGAAATATCAAAAATGGTGTCAGCCCTTTGTCTGGATGGGCATGAACTCCATAACTATCTATCTCACCAGCAATTTTATCGGCGGCTTTCGGGGTCTGGCAACCCGCCTCGTTGGCGGTGATGTAAAAAGCTTTTTAGATCTCCACGTAGCCAAAGGCTCTGGCGACATGGTCCTCTCGATTACCGGACTTCTGCTGGCTTTCTGGTTCGTCCAGTTCCTCTATCGCAGGAAGATTTTCCTGCGGCTCTAAGCCTCCCCTCATTCAGCTAAACCTGACTTTGCCGGAGCTGGGTTTTGGCTTCTGACAGAACCATCTGCAAATTTATTAAGATTTTTTGCAACGTTTCCCCGGCATCGGTGTCTGAATAGTTGATTGAAAGTAATATAGTGTCAGCCGGGGTTTGCGCTCCCACGGGCAAATCGTTGATTTTAACGAAGCAAATAAACAGCAGTTAAAAGCGTTTCCTTTGTCAGTTCGCACCTGAAGCCCGCCTTCGCAGACTAGGCGGCTTTGCTCATGCCTTGCGACCGCAATTATGAAAGTCAAATTTACCCACGTCCGCATCTTGGTTTCAGATTATGCGAAATCATTTGCCTTCTATTCCGATGCCTTGAATCTCCCGGTGCGCTTCTCGGATGAGCAAAGCGGATACGGCGAATTCGATACCGGCACCGTTACATTGGCTTTGTTCGACCGCAAGAACATGGCCGCCGCGCTGAGCGCCGAATTGCAACCATCAGAAGACAACGGCCTGGGCAGACCCACGTTGGTCTTGAACGTTGAAGATGTCGATGCTGCCTGCCTCGAACTCCAGAAGAAAGGCATCGCCATACTGGTTCCACCGATCGATCGACCTGCCTGGACTGTTCGCACCGCTCATTTTAAAGATCCGGACGGTAATATAATCGAGATAAACAGTTTCATGCGGCGCAAAGCTTGAGTGAAGGAAAGAATTTACCCGCGTCCAGCGAAGCACTTCGCTGCGGGATGCCAGGGAGGAGCACAGGGATGGAAATGCGCCTAAAGCGCATCGTGGGAAATGGAGTGGGAGGAGCGGCTTTCAGGCGTGATTAATGCCTAAAAAAGCTCCCCCACTCCATCCATTTTACCTGATCTCATCCCGATGGACTTGCGATTTTGACAAACATCAATCAGAATCCGTCCGTGAAAACCTCAGCGTGCAGCCTTAGGTCTTACCTCCAGTCCCTATCCTTCTTCTATCTCGTGCTTGCTTGCGTCAATTGTTTGATTACTTCACAAAGTTTCGGTGAAGATTGGCCCGGCTTCCTGGGACCACAAGCAAACGGGGTTTCTACAGAAACAGGTTTGATTGAAAGGTTTTCAACGAATGGTCCCCCTGTGATCTGGGGCAAATCCATCGGCACCGGCTATGGCGCGCCTTCCATCCTTGGCGATAGGCTCGTATTCCACCATCGAGTCGCCGGGGAGGAAATTGTCGAATGCCTGGATGCCCTCACTGGCAAATCACTGTGGCATTACAATTATCCCAGCAAATTCATCGATCCCTACGGTTACAATAACGGCCCCCGCGCCACGCCCCTGCTGGTCTCAAATCTCTGTTACACCTTCGGTGCGGAAGGCAAACTCACCTGCCTCGAACTCGCCAACGGCAAACTCGTCTGGCAGCGTGATACCGGCTTTGACTTCAATGTTCCTGAAGCCTTCTTCGGTGTCGGCAGTTCTCCCATTTTGGAAGACAACAAACTCGTTGTCGTGGTCGGAGGCCAACCGAATTCAGGGCTTGTTGCCTTCGACCTCAAAACCGGCAAAACCATCTGGGAAAGCGTGGGGCGAACAAATTGGGAAGGTCGCCCCATGATCGGCTGGCCCGGCGAACGCACCGTCAAATGGCAATCAACCGAAAAGCAGGCCAGCTATTCCACCCCGGTTGCGGCTACCATTCATGGCCGATGCCAAATCCTCTGTTTGACACGTCAAGGCCTCGTCTCCTTGAATCCCACCAACGGAGCGGTGAATTTTAGCTTCTGGTTT harbors:
- a CDS encoding zinc ribbon domain-containing protein gives rise to the protein MAIAPEICPNCGAEVPPNAKACPGCGSCAETGWSGEAHASGLGLPDDNFDYDDYLEREFGKSKPVPRGMSRFWWVIAVLILALILAMIFL
- a CDS encoding PQQ-binding-like beta-propeller repeat protein — translated: MTARFASLIIVCLAMANQAWSTNWPQFLGPARNGVYSGSDLADAWPGEGPPILWQKSIGQGFSAPVVTDHKLILFHRLADKETIEALDANTGKQLWYLAYPTHYSDDFGFDEGPRATPCIADGFVCTFGAEGMLNCLNLSDGKKQWSVDTRKEFGARKGFFGIVCSPLVEGNAVLLNVGGTDNASIVAFDKSTGKTLWKSYNDEASYSAPTVATINGNRYALFLTRSALVALNPVDGKVYFTYPFRPPLGASVTAATPQVIGDLIFISGSYGNGAVLLRIKDGKPEKVWAAQDVLSNHYATSIYHDGFLYGIDGRTDPGFQPGPSLRCVELKTGKVRWKQDDFGAATLTLAGDQLLIVTERGELIRAKASPDSFQPIARAEVLPNHIRSYPAIADGLFYARSKDKLFCLDLRKPAK
- a CDS encoding cyclic-phosphate processing receiver domain-containing protein, with the translated sequence MARNTILILEDNDDRIAGFHAAIASLDSRLNVKLWYDAPTMIKECSQFLDAACLFSLDHDLNPRPGASEDPGTGLDVAEYLCTHVPVCSVLLHSTNYERVWSMHNEFRFAGWQVDRVGPIGEDWIPKLWLPVVRKILSSPLLS
- a CDS encoding acyltransferase family protein; translation: MSAPTSTSEAPALSNQAGSTATLNQKANTRIISIDALRGFDMFWIMGGDQLVRSFQKIDDSAPTHALANQMEHCEWAGFHFYDLIFPLFVFLAGVSIVFSITRLIEHSGRVAAVKRIAFRSVILFLFGIFYMGGVSNGFKNIYLAGVLHRIAVAYFFAALLFCFFRPKALIAICIGLLVGYWALLTFVPVPGVGAASYDQGKNLAYYLDQHYLPGQKFEGTLLSTMPAVANCLLGIFAGLLLTNKTVDDQKKVYWLLGSGITSLVIGLIWSIQFPIIKLLWTSTYVLLACGYSAILLGLFYQIIEIWKFQKWAQPFIWLGMNAITIYLVANIVNFRRHGERFVGGNVKNFLGNYHDLALSVVVLILVFWVVHFLYRRKVFLRL
- a CDS encoding DUF4038 domain-containing protein — encoded protein: MAYLKMPIALLALFICLEGTAFALNADGPGSALANQMVEWTFTSTRPYKDPFNQIELNVTFTTPSGKKLLVPAFWDGGDIWHVRYSSTETGIHHFSTVCSDSRNTSLHAVAGKVEIKPYVGTNAFYLHGPIQVAKDKNHFEHADGTPFFWLSDSWYMSLCKRLKWSEEFNTLTQDRVAKGFNVVQVVAGLYPDMGAFDERSANEGGFPWETNFTRINPKYFQAADQRIAFLVDSGLAPCLFGAWGYYLPWMGEKKMKQHWRYLVARYGAYPMFWCIAGEATRPWYLSNTRAKDQAQLLKSWTKVTRYVRQVDPYHRPLSIHPPIELGRQQVSDPNLLDFEMLQSGHDDRASVPYTISLVRRSRSSSPRMPTIDAEVCYEGILGNCEADVQRYMEWRCLLGGTAGHSYGANGVWQINQRNQPFGTSPGNNNWGNTCWQEAMRLPGSGQMGLGRHILEKYKWWEFDCHPEWVSQDSSEGSFKWGNWIWSPDAESAFAAPSGRRCFRKSFTLTSTSQITQALLHLAVDDNAEVFLNGTRLGGLVGWNPYRELEVTSLLKSGPNILAIHAVNIQSGTTQKNPAGLLVNLDIHFNDDSRKQIVSDASWFCSEQESSGWQDANFDDRNWTSAKSLAEPGQGPWKILTSPNYHLNPGAAGIVKKIRLIYLATKAPAKVEKLEAGINYRATFINPQNGNSASAGIAKADADQKWTIPTRPPQSKDWLLLLEAE
- a CDS encoding acyltransferase family protein; translation: MTELTAPVIEASPAKAASTASIPQRLMSVDALRGFDMFWIIGADSLVYALHRLSQNRVTDFLGLQLDHCDWAGFHFYDLIFPLFVFIMGVSVVFSLTKAIQQLGRAEAVKRVFRRSALLFVVALIYSGGVRSAWPDIRLLGVLNRIALCYFVGGLIFCFFKPRAMVAIAAALLIGYWSIMTFVPIRDIRMAHYKEKHELVDNDVDKIMQDTGVSDPAKIFYNTTNWVTAKYDMGYNVANHLDFKYLGGRKYDTYWDPEGLLSTIPAVATCLLGILAGLLLRSTNYCDRWKVIYLLSLGAAGVILGFLWSIQFPVVKKIWTSSFVLVAGGFSAILLGIFYQVVDVWKYQKWCQPFVWMGMNSITIYLTSNFIGGFRGLATRLVGGDVKSFLDLHVAKGSGDMVLSITGLLLAFWFVQFLYRRKIFLRL
- a CDS encoding VOC family protein → MKVKFTHVRILVSDYAKSFAFYSDALNLPVRFSDEQSGYGEFDTGTVTLALFDRKNMAAALSAELQPSEDNGLGRPTLVLNVEDVDAACLELQKKGIAILVPPIDRPAWTVRTAHFKDPDGNIIEINSFMRRKA
- a CDS encoding PQQ-binding-like beta-propeller repeat protein, translating into MIWGKSIGTGYGAPSILGDRLVFHHRVAGEEIVECLDALTGKSLWHYNYPSKFIDPYGYNNGPRATPLLVSNLCYTFGAEGKLTCLELANGKLVWQRDTGFDFNVPEAFFGVGSSPILEDNKLVVVVGGQPNSGLVAFDLKTGKTIWESVGRTNWEGRPMIGWPGERTVKWQSTEKQASYSTPVAATIHGRCQILCLTRQGLVSLNPTNGAVNFSFWFRAQVPESVNAMNPIVVDDLIFISAAYYKIGSVLLRVKPDGKDVEEVWRNPVLEIHWSTPIYKNGYLYAFSGRNEPDARFRCVELKSGRLMWDREESWPHHSSEQPSVFGRGSCILADGKLFALGEGGLLGIFKPNPEKLEEICRCQIPQLHHPCWAAPILSNKKLYLRSEDHLVCLDLAK